A genomic segment from Actinoplanes sichuanensis encodes:
- the pucL gene encoding factor-independent urate hydroxylase yields the protein MLGPNRYGKAETRLVRVHRDGDSHGLVDFNVSVALSGDLTATHLTGDNSGVLPTDTMKNTVYAFAKEHGVGEPETFALLLARHFVSSQPQVHAAKVSVESFVWDRLGPHSFRKRGDHVRTTVVHVSSETVQVVSGVTGLVLLNSTDSEFHGFVEDGYTTLKPATDRILATAVDARWRHTGDDTDWAASHAGAMDALVKAFVGTYSYSLQQTLYAMGARVIEDRPEIAEVRLALPNKHHYLADLSPFGLDNPGEVFIAGDRPYGLIEGSVSRDDAPAATAEWWL from the coding sequence GTGCTCGGACCGAACCGCTACGGCAAGGCGGAGACCCGTCTGGTGCGGGTGCACCGGGACGGCGACTCACACGGCCTGGTGGATTTCAACGTCAGTGTGGCGCTCTCCGGCGACCTGACCGCGACGCACCTGACCGGCGACAACTCGGGTGTCCTGCCGACCGACACGATGAAGAACACGGTGTACGCGTTCGCCAAGGAGCACGGTGTCGGTGAGCCGGAGACGTTCGCCCTGCTCCTGGCGCGGCACTTCGTGAGCTCCCAGCCACAGGTGCACGCCGCGAAGGTGTCGGTCGAGTCATTCGTGTGGGACCGGCTGGGCCCGCACTCGTTCCGGAAACGGGGCGACCACGTGCGTACCACCGTGGTGCACGTGTCGTCGGAGACCGTGCAGGTGGTCTCCGGGGTGACCGGTCTGGTGCTGCTGAATTCGACGGATTCGGAGTTCCACGGTTTCGTCGAGGACGGCTACACGACTCTGAAACCGGCGACCGACCGGATCCTGGCGACGGCTGTGGACGCCCGTTGGCGGCACACCGGCGACGACACCGACTGGGCGGCCTCGCACGCCGGGGCGATGGACGCGCTGGTGAAGGCATTCGTCGGCACCTACAGCTACTCGCTGCAGCAGACGCTCTACGCGATGGGCGCGCGGGTGATCGAGGACCGGCCGGAGATCGCCGAGGTGCGGCTGGCGCTGCCGAACAAGCACCACTACCTGGCCGACCTGTCCCCGTTCGGCCTGGACAACCCGGGTGAGGTGTTCATCGCCGGTGACCGGCCGTACGGATTGATCGAGGGCAGTGTGTCCCGCGACGACGCGCCCGCCGCGACCGCGGAGTGGTGGCTGTGA
- a CDS encoding 8-oxoguanine deaminase codes for MIIIENAHVATVDAAGTEYTDGHVVVGDDGRIVAVGPGRSELAGERRDGTGCLVTPGLVNTHHHLYQWATRGLALDETLFGWLTTLYPIWGRLDAGIVGAAAGAGLGWLALSGCTTSMDHHYVFPRDGGDVLAAEIEAARAIGVRFHPTRGSMDLSRKDGGLPPDHVVEDTDEALAATEAAIDRWHDPSPDSMLRIAVAPCSPFSVTTRLMEEAAVLARRKGVRLHTHLAETDDEEEFCLKQFGCTPVEYAERVGWLGDDVWLAHGVHLDDAAIAKLGATRTGVAHCPSSNARLGTGAARVRELLDHGVPVGLGVDGAASQEVSHLGAELRQALYTARQRQGPKSFDAREALRLGTIGGAQCLGRQADIGSLEPGKLADLVMWRLDGLGHEGIDDKVAALVFGPPARVDLALVGGRPIVERGELVNADADTLTAEARRAHRRLMATS; via the coding sequence GTGATCATCATCGAGAACGCGCACGTCGCGACGGTCGACGCGGCCGGCACCGAGTACACCGACGGCCATGTCGTGGTCGGTGACGACGGCCGGATCGTCGCGGTCGGGCCGGGCCGCTCCGAGCTGGCCGGCGAGCGGCGCGACGGTACCGGCTGCCTGGTCACACCGGGCCTGGTGAACACTCATCACCACCTCTACCAGTGGGCGACCCGTGGCCTGGCACTGGATGAGACGCTGTTCGGCTGGCTCACCACGCTCTACCCGATCTGGGGCCGGCTGGACGCCGGGATCGTGGGCGCGGCGGCCGGGGCCGGGCTGGGCTGGCTGGCCCTGTCCGGCTGCACCACGAGCATGGACCACCACTACGTGTTCCCCCGAGACGGCGGTGACGTGCTGGCCGCCGAGATCGAGGCGGCCCGGGCGATCGGGGTGCGGTTCCACCCGACCCGCGGTTCGATGGATCTGAGTCGCAAGGACGGTGGCTTGCCGCCGGATCACGTGGTCGAGGACACCGACGAGGCGCTCGCGGCCACCGAGGCGGCGATCGACCGCTGGCACGACCCGTCGCCGGATTCGATGCTACGGATCGCGGTGGCGCCCTGCTCGCCGTTCTCGGTGACCACCCGCCTGATGGAGGAGGCGGCGGTCCTGGCCCGGCGCAAGGGGGTGCGGCTGCACACCCATCTCGCCGAGACCGACGACGAGGAGGAGTTCTGCCTCAAGCAGTTCGGCTGCACCCCGGTGGAGTACGCGGAGCGCGTCGGCTGGCTAGGCGACGACGTGTGGCTGGCCCACGGTGTGCACCTGGACGACGCGGCGATCGCGAAACTGGGCGCCACCAGGACCGGTGTCGCGCACTGCCCGAGCTCGAACGCGCGGCTCGGCACCGGTGCGGCCCGGGTGCGTGAGCTGCTCGACCACGGCGTGCCGGTGGGCCTCGGGGTGGACGGCGCGGCGTCGCAGGAGGTGTCGCACCTGGGCGCCGAGTTGCGGCAGGCGCTCTACACGGCACGGCAGCGGCAGGGCCCGAAGTCGTTCGACGCGCGGGAGGCGTTGCGACTGGGCACCATCGGCGGGGCGCAGTGTCTGGGCCGGCAGGCCGACATCGGTTCGCTGGAGCCGGGCAAGCTGGCCGACCTGGTGATGTGGCGGCTGGACGGTCTGGGGCACGAGGGCATCGACGACAAGGTCGCGGCGCTGGTCTTCGGCCCACCGGCACGGGTCGATCTGGCGCTGGTCGGTGGCCGCCCGATCGTCGAGCGCGGTGAGTTGGTGAACGCCGATGCCGACACGTTGACGGCTGAGGCACGGCGGGCGCACCGCAGGCTGATGGCGACCTCCTGA
- the aceB gene encoding malate synthase A: MTEILSDEAVAFVADLNRRFRPRRNELLQARASRRAEIAAGATLGFLAETADIRAAEWSAPPAPVDLQDRRVEITGPTERKMTINALNSGAKVWLADLEDANTPHWSNVVDGQQNLFDAIRRTITLETEKKTYELNGGPYPTIVMRPRGWHLDERHLPVDGEPAVGALVDFGLYFFHNAKELLERGSGPYFYLPKMESHKEAALWNDVFTYAQEALGIPVGTIRATVLIETIPAAFEMEEILHALRPHISGLNAGRWDYLFSIIKYFRDNPSMILPDRAAVTMTAPFMRAYTELLVSTCHKRGAFAMGGMAAFIPSRRDQEVNKVALTKVREDKEREAGDGFDGSWVAHPDLVPVCKEIFDRVLGDRPNQLDKKRPEVAVDATDLLDVAGGGGAVTRAGLHNNVNVALQYLEAWLRGNGAVAIHNLMEDAATAEISRSQVWQWIHNGVKLEDGTPITAELVGQIEDEELAKIRETVGDEAWTAGRYDDARKLFERVALADDFADFLTSAAYDSID, from the coding sequence ATGACCGAGATCCTGTCCGACGAGGCCGTGGCGTTCGTCGCCGACCTGAACCGGCGATTCCGGCCTCGCCGTAACGAGCTCCTCCAGGCGCGTGCCTCGCGCCGCGCGGAGATCGCGGCCGGAGCCACGCTGGGCTTCCTGGCCGAGACCGCGGACATCCGCGCCGCGGAGTGGTCCGCCCCGCCCGCGCCCGTCGACCTGCAGGACCGGCGAGTGGAGATCACCGGGCCGACCGAGCGGAAGATGACGATCAACGCGCTGAACTCGGGCGCGAAGGTGTGGCTGGCCGACCTCGAGGACGCGAACACCCCGCACTGGTCGAACGTCGTCGACGGGCAGCAGAACCTGTTCGACGCGATCCGGCGGACGATCACCCTGGAGACCGAGAAGAAGACGTACGAGCTGAACGGCGGGCCGTACCCGACGATCGTGATGCGCCCGCGCGGCTGGCACCTCGACGAGCGGCACCTGCCGGTGGACGGTGAGCCGGCCGTCGGCGCGCTGGTCGACTTCGGGCTCTACTTCTTCCACAACGCCAAGGAGTTGCTGGAGCGGGGCAGCGGGCCGTACTTCTACCTGCCCAAGATGGAGTCGCACAAAGAGGCCGCCCTCTGGAACGACGTCTTCACCTACGCGCAGGAGGCACTGGGCATCCCGGTCGGCACCATCCGGGCCACCGTGCTGATCGAGACCATCCCGGCCGCGTTCGAGATGGAGGAGATCCTGCACGCGCTCCGGCCGCACATCTCCGGGCTCAACGCCGGCCGGTGGGACTACCTGTTCAGCATCATCAAGTACTTCCGGGACAACCCGAGCATGATCCTTCCGGACCGGGCGGCCGTCACGATGACCGCGCCGTTCATGCGGGCCTACACCGAGCTGCTGGTCTCCACCTGCCACAAGCGGGGCGCGTTCGCGATGGGCGGCATGGCCGCGTTCATCCCGAGCCGGCGTGACCAGGAGGTCAACAAGGTCGCGCTGACCAAGGTCCGCGAGGACAAGGAGCGCGAGGCGGGCGACGGCTTCGACGGATCCTGGGTGGCTCACCCCGACCTGGTGCCGGTGTGCAAGGAGATCTTCGACCGGGTGCTCGGCGACCGGCCCAATCAGCTCGACAAGAAGCGGCCCGAGGTCGCCGTCGACGCCACCGACCTTCTCGACGTGGCCGGTGGTGGCGGCGCCGTCACCCGGGCGGGCCTGCACAACAATGTCAACGTGGCCCTGCAGTATCTGGAGGCGTGGCTGCGCGGCAACGGCGCGGTCGCGATCCACAACCTGATGGAGGACGCCGCCACCGCGGAGATCTCCAGGTCACAGGTCTGGCAGTGGATCCACAACGGAGTGAAGCTCGAGGACGGCACGCCGATCACCGCCGAGCTGGTCGGGCAGATCGAGGACGAGGAGCTCGCGAAGATCCGCGAGACCGTCGGCGACGAGGCCTGGACCGCGGGCCGCTACGACGACGCCCGCAAGCTGTTCGAGCGGGTCGCCCTGGCCGACGACTTCGCCGATTTCCTGACCAGCGCCGCCTACGACTCCATCGACTGA
- a CDS encoding DUF6986 family protein → MRLHEDDYHEIDASLAAHDAFLKARYPGERPGRQPVHTVYVPADRLDDFRDWGGVALATMDRHDFPWPDPAVRAKLAAEPIEDLRVDFEDGYGVRDDDQEDAAVRKAAAILADGPRPPFLGLRIKSLEPATRRRSLRTLDLFLDNYQDLFTITLPKVSGSDQVSAMVTLCEKLERSYGLSAGVLTFEIQVELPSAVLAADGTAAVARLITAAAGRCTGLHYGTYDYSAAAGVAAAYQSMEHPAADYAKAVMQAAAAQTGVRLSDGSTNVLPVGDTADVHAAWQLHRRLVRRSLERGFYQGWDLHPAQLPTRYAATYEFFRDGRDTAVTRLRRYLDRQDSGIADEPATARALAGYLLRGLDCGALTDAGFPREQLTALA, encoded by the coding sequence GTGCGTCTCCACGAGGACGACTACCACGAGATCGACGCGAGCCTCGCCGCGCACGACGCCTTTCTCAAGGCCCGCTACCCGGGCGAACGTCCAGGTCGGCAGCCGGTTCACACGGTGTATGTACCGGCCGACCGGCTGGACGACTTCCGTGACTGGGGCGGTGTCGCACTGGCCACGATGGACCGACACGACTTCCCCTGGCCCGACCCGGCGGTCCGCGCCAAACTCGCCGCCGAGCCGATCGAGGACCTGCGCGTCGACTTCGAGGACGGCTACGGTGTCCGCGACGACGACCAGGAGGACGCGGCCGTCCGCAAGGCCGCCGCGATCCTCGCCGACGGCCCACGGCCACCGTTCCTCGGCCTCCGGATCAAGTCCCTGGAGCCCGCCACCCGGCGCCGCTCGCTGCGCACCCTCGACCTCTTCCTCGACAACTACCAGGACCTTTTCACCATCACGCTGCCCAAGGTCAGCGGTTCCGACCAGGTCTCCGCCATGGTCACCCTCTGCGAGAAACTCGAGCGGTCGTACGGCCTGAGCGCCGGCGTCCTCACCTTCGAGATTCAGGTCGAACTGCCGTCGGCCGTGCTTGCCGCCGACGGGACCGCTGCCGTCGCGCGGCTGATCACCGCGGCGGCCGGCCGGTGCACGGGGCTGCACTACGGAACCTACGACTACAGCGCCGCCGCCGGTGTGGCCGCGGCCTACCAGTCGATGGAGCACCCGGCCGCCGACTACGCGAAGGCGGTGATGCAGGCCGCCGCCGCCCAGACCGGGGTGCGCCTGTCCGACGGGTCCACCAACGTCCTCCCGGTCGGTGACACCGCCGACGTGCACGCCGCCTGGCAACTGCATCGGCGACTGGTCCGCCGCTCCCTGGAACGAGGCTTCTACCAGGGCTGGGATCTGCATCCGGCACAGTTGCCGACCAGATATGCGGCGACCTACGAGTTCTTCCGGGACGGCCGGGACACGGCCGTCACCCGTCTGCGGCGCTACCTGGACCGGCAGGACAGTGGCATCGCCGACGAGCCGGCCACCGCCCGTGCGCTCGCCGGATATCTGCTGCGCGGGCTGGACTGCGGCGCCCTGACCGACGCCGGGTTCCCACGGGAGCAGTTGACCGCCCTGGCCTGA
- a CDS encoding glutaredoxin family protein has translation MVRRWSVAALAALCGVLIAAARFGDGAPGTAALLLAGFLVLAFVLSPLAFPRSPAASSTGTDDRPIVYWRPGCVFCLRLRARLGADADRLRWVDIWQDPSAAAAVREITGGDETVPTVVIGGRGHVNPDPSWLRDQILPATPQA, from the coding sequence ATGGTGCGACGATGGAGTGTGGCGGCCCTGGCCGCCCTCTGCGGTGTGCTGATCGCCGCGGCCCGGTTCGGTGACGGCGCGCCCGGCACCGCCGCTCTGCTGCTGGCCGGGTTCCTGGTGCTCGCCTTCGTGTTGTCGCCGCTCGCCTTCCCCCGCTCGCCCGCCGCCTCGTCGACCGGGACCGATGACCGGCCGATCGTCTACTGGCGGCCGGGCTGCGTCTTCTGCCTACGGCTGCGGGCCCGCCTCGGCGCCGACGCGGACCGGCTCCGCTGGGTCGACATCTGGCAGGACCCGTCCGCGGCCGCCGCGGTCCGGGAGATCACCGGCGGCGACGAAACGGTGCCGACCGTGGTGATCGGCGGCCGGGGCCACGTGAACCCCGACCCGTCCTGGCTACGCGACCAGATCCTCCCGGCCACGCCGCAGGCCTGA
- the allB gene encoding allantoinase AllB, translated as MADLVVRSRRVVTPDGERAAAVVVADGRIAAVVDYDAVVTAGVDVDLGDTALLPGLVDTHVHVNEPGRTEWEGFATATRAAAAGGVTTIIDMPLNSLPPTVNTAALKIKQAAAAGQCHVDVGFWGGAIPGNATDLPGLHADGVFGFKSFLADSGVPEFPPVDATQLAEAMNAVDALFVIHAEDPNHLREAASSPAYTEFLNSRPQDAEHAAVGTAIAVARAAGHRAHILHLSAASALPLIARARAEGVRVTAETCPHYLTLDAAEIPDGATEFKCCPPIRDTANADKLWEALADGLITCVVSDHSPCTPDLKRQDTGDFAAAWGGIASVQLGLPVIWTAAAERGHTLADVVKWMARRPADLVGLRNKGRITVGADADLVAFEPDETFVVDAHALHHRNPVTPYHGKVLRGVVRTTWLRGNVVTGDNAGGEFLAREI; from the coding sequence ATGGCTGATCTTGTGGTGCGTTCGCGGCGTGTGGTGACACCCGACGGCGAGCGGGCGGCGGCGGTCGTGGTGGCGGACGGCCGGATCGCGGCGGTTGTGGACTACGACGCCGTGGTGACTGCCGGGGTGGATGTCGACTTAGGGGACACCGCGCTGCTCCCGGGCCTGGTGGACACGCATGTGCACGTCAACGAGCCGGGCCGGACCGAGTGGGAGGGGTTCGCCACGGCGACTCGGGCGGCCGCGGCCGGCGGCGTCACCACGATCATCGACATGCCACTCAACAGCCTGCCGCCGACCGTGAACACCGCGGCGCTGAAGATCAAGCAGGCGGCCGCGGCCGGTCAGTGCCACGTCGACGTCGGCTTCTGGGGCGGCGCGATCCCCGGCAACGCCACCGACCTGCCCGGACTGCACGCCGACGGGGTCTTCGGCTTCAAATCCTTCCTCGCCGACTCCGGGGTGCCCGAGTTTCCGCCGGTCGACGCCACGCAACTCGCCGAGGCGATGAACGCGGTCGACGCGCTGTTCGTGATCCACGCCGAGGACCCGAACCACCTGCGCGAGGCGGCGAGCTCCCCGGCGTACACCGAATTCTTGAACTCCCGCCCGCAGGACGCCGAACACGCCGCGGTCGGCACCGCCATCGCGGTGGCCCGCGCCGCGGGCCACCGCGCCCACATCCTGCATCTCTCCGCCGCTTCCGCGCTCCCGCTGATCGCCCGGGCCAGAGCCGAGGGGGTACGGGTGACCGCCGAGACCTGCCCGCACTACCTGACCCTGGACGCGGCCGAGATCCCGGACGGCGCCACCGAGTTCAAGTGCTGCCCGCCGATCCGTGACACGGCGAACGCCGACAAACTGTGGGAGGCCCTGGCCGACGGCCTGATCACATGTGTGGTGAGCGACCACTCGCCATGCACGCCCGACCTGAAACGGCAGGACACCGGTGACTTCGCGGCCGCGTGGGGCGGGATCGCGTCGGTGCAGCTGGGTCTTCCGGTGATCTGGACCGCGGCCGCCGAGCGTGGGCATACCCTCGCGGACGTGGTGAAGTGGATGGCGCGCCGCCCCGCCGATCTGGTGGGATTGCGAAACAAGGGCCGCATCACGGTCGGCGCCGACGCGGATCTGGTGGCGTTCGAGCCGGACGAGACCTTCGTCGTGGACGCGCACGCACTGCACCACCGGAATCCGGTCACGCCGTACCACGGAAAGGTTTTGCGGGGTGTGGTCCGCACCACCTGGCTGCGCGGAAACGTGGTGACCGGCGACAACGCCGGCGGAGAGTTCCTGGCAAGGGAGATCTGA
- the alc gene encoding allantoicase yields the protein MDFSALPDLASRAFGGGVVHANDEFFAAADHLVLPDTPGHAPKTFDHKGQVYDGWETRRRRSPGHDFAIIRLGAPGVVHGVDIDTAFFTGNFPPHASVEAVELPGYPGPDELADADWVEILPKSPLKGDGRNLYPVEDRRRFTHVRLNIFPDGGVARLRVHGEVVPDPALLPKVFDVAAAQYGATVVDCSNMFYGNPQRMLMPGLARNMGDGWETSRRRDDGNDWVLVRLAAPAVLRFADLDTSHFKGNAPGWATLTGFDHDGFAHELLPRVALRPDTPHRFPLVKAPEVTQVRLDVFPDGGMARLRLLGRADRNHLRARLGR from the coding sequence ATGGATTTCAGCGCGCTGCCCGACCTCGCGTCCCGGGCGTTCGGCGGTGGTGTCGTGCACGCCAACGACGAGTTCTTCGCCGCCGCCGATCACCTGGTGCTGCCGGACACACCGGGTCACGCGCCGAAGACGTTCGACCACAAGGGACAGGTCTACGACGGGTGGGAGACGCGTCGCCGACGGTCGCCGGGTCACGACTTCGCGATCATCAGACTGGGCGCGCCGGGTGTCGTGCACGGCGTCGACATCGACACCGCGTTCTTCACCGGCAACTTCCCGCCGCACGCCTCGGTCGAAGCCGTCGAGCTGCCCGGATATCCCGGCCCGGACGAGTTGGCCGACGCGGACTGGGTGGAGATCCTGCCGAAGTCGCCGCTGAAGGGTGACGGCCGCAACCTGTACCCGGTCGAGGACCGCCGCCGGTTCACGCACGTGCGGCTCAACATCTTCCCGGACGGTGGGGTGGCCCGACTGCGTGTGCACGGTGAGGTGGTGCCCGATCCGGCGCTGCTGCCGAAGGTGTTCGACGTGGCCGCCGCGCAGTACGGCGCGACCGTCGTCGACTGCAGCAACATGTTCTACGGCAACCCGCAACGGATGCTGATGCCCGGACTGGCCCGCAACATGGGCGACGGCTGGGAGACGTCCCGGCGCCGGGACGACGGCAACGACTGGGTGCTGGTGCGGCTGGCCGCCCCGGCCGTGCTGCGCTTCGCCGATCTGGACACCAGCCACTTCAAGGGCAACGCGCCCGGCTGGGCCACGCTGACCGGGTTCGACCATGACGGGTTCGCCCACGAGCTGCTGCCCCGGGTGGCGCTGCGACCGGACACCCCACACCGGTTCCCGCTGGTCAAGGCGCCCGAGGTGACTCAGGTACGGCTGGACGTCTTCCCCGACGGCGGGATGGCCCGGCTGCGCCTGCTGGGGCGTGCCGACCGGAATCACCTACGTGCGAGACTCGGCCGGTGA
- a CDS encoding phosphotransferase family protein: protein MSRTVSLVLVDPAGELLGRLPPFTVGVQWWQEVSDVVAGAGIDVTVLRLLHGDQAPPGGHVTYLAMTPDRPAGLLPAGVDLAPHPLRAAYAEPAGAAASLAWAAGALDRVGLSGLTARQQRTWNLSAIWRFDGPDGVPAAWLKQVPPFFAHEAAVLRLIGEVAPDLVPHLLAAGDEGRALIAHVPGEDRYGAPPSFRAEVLAALKPVQEHFAGRLPELRAAGVPEITLARIFDIAKPYVSEMSGLAALLDDLPARLAAVDECGLPDTLVHCDLHMGNVISDGDSFTIVDWGDAAIGNPAFDAVRLPGEPEVLAAWAAQWPGGDALRAAELLQPVESLRQAVVYDTFLAKIEPSEWPYHSDDVRRCLQTAVDLATEQAGNS, encoded by the coding sequence GTGAGCCGTACCGTCTCTCTTGTGCTCGTCGATCCGGCGGGCGAGCTTCTCGGGCGATTGCCGCCGTTCACCGTCGGGGTGCAGTGGTGGCAGGAGGTGTCCGATGTGGTGGCCGGGGCCGGCATCGACGTCACCGTGCTGCGATTGCTGCACGGTGATCAGGCGCCGCCCGGCGGGCACGTCACCTACCTGGCGATGACCCCGGACCGGCCGGCCGGGCTGCTGCCGGCCGGCGTGGACCTGGCGCCCCACCCGTTGCGTGCGGCGTATGCCGAACCGGCGGGCGCGGCGGCGTCACTGGCCTGGGCCGCCGGTGCTCTGGACCGGGTCGGCCTGTCCGGCCTGACCGCCAGACAGCAGCGCACCTGGAACCTGTCGGCGATCTGGCGGTTCGACGGACCGGACGGTGTGCCGGCGGCCTGGCTGAAGCAGGTGCCGCCGTTCTTCGCGCACGAGGCGGCGGTGCTCCGGCTGATCGGCGAGGTCGCGCCGGATCTGGTGCCACACCTGCTGGCCGCCGGTGACGAGGGCCGGGCCCTGATCGCGCACGTGCCGGGCGAGGACCGGTACGGCGCCCCGCCGTCGTTCCGCGCGGAGGTCCTGGCCGCCCTGAAGCCGGTGCAGGAGCACTTCGCCGGCCGGCTGCCGGAGCTGCGAGCGGCCGGGGTCCCGGAGATCACGCTGGCCCGGATCTTCGACATCGCCAAACCGTATGTCTCCGAGATGTCCGGACTGGCGGCGCTGCTCGACGATCTTCCGGCCCGACTCGCCGCCGTGGACGAGTGCGGCCTTCCGGACACACTCGTCCACTGTGACCTGCACATGGGCAACGTGATCAGCGACGGCGACTCGTTCACCATCGTGGATTGGGGCGACGCGGCGATCGGCAATCCGGCCTTCGACGCGGTGCGTCTGCCCGGCGAACCCGAAGTGCTGGCCGCGTGGGCGGCGCAGTGGCCCGGCGGTGACGCGCTGCGGGCCGCCGAGCTGCTGCAACCTGTCGAATCACTGCGTCAGGCGGTCGTCTACGACACGTTCCTGGCGAAGATCGAGCCGTCCGAGTGGCCCTACCACTCCGACGACGTCAGGCGCTGCCTGCAGACCGCCGTCGACCTGGCCACCGAGCAGGCCGGGAATTCATGA